The Fibrobacter sp. genome contains the following window.
CCTTCGGTGGTACCCAGGTTTCTCGTACCTTCTACGCCCGCGGTCAGACCGGTCAGCAGCTCCTCCTCGGTGCATACCAGGCTCTCATGCGCCAGGTTGCAGCAGGCAAGGTAACTCTCCTTCCGCGTCGTGAAATGATGGACCTCGTGGTTGTCGACGGTAAGGCTCGCGGTATCATCGTTCGTAACCTCGTTACTGGCGAACTGGAAAGCCACGTTGGCGACGCAGTCTGCCTTTGCACCGGTGGTTATGGTAACGTCTACTACCTGTCCACCAACGCTCAGGGTTCCAACGTTACTGCAGCATTCCGCGCTTACAAGAAGGGTGCAGCATTTGCTAACCCCTGCTACACTCAGATTCACCCGACTTGCTTGCCCCGTCATGGAGACCTGCAGTCCAAGCTGACTTTGATGTCTGAATCTCTCCGTAACGATGGTCGTATTTGGGTTCCTCGTAAGCCCGGCGACAAGCGTTCTCCGGACCAGATTCCTGAAAACGAACGTTACTACTACCTCGAAGAAAAGTACCCCAGCTTCGGTAACCTCGTTCCTCGTGACGTGGCTTCCCGTAATGCTAAGCAGGTTTGCGACGCCGGCATGGGCGTAGGCAACACCGGCCTTGCAGTTTACCTGGACTTCGCCGACGCTATCAAGCGCATGGGCGTTGCAGGCGTTTCTGCTAAGTATGGTAACCTCTTCCAGATGTACGAAAAGATCGTTGACGAAGACCCGTACAAGGTTCCGATGCGCATCTTCCCGGCAATCCACTACACCATGGGTGGTCTGTGGGTTGACTACGATTTGATGTCCACCATCCCGGGCTGCTTCGTTCTCGGTGAAGCTAACTTCTCTGACCACGGTGCTAACCGTCTCGGCGCATCTGCTCTTATGCAGGGCCTTTCCGATGGTTACTTCGTGATTCCGTTCACCATCGGTGGCTACTTCGCAGGCACCAAGCTGGAAAAGGTTTCCGAATCTGATCCTGCTTTCGAAGACTGCAAGAAGCAGACCGCAGAAAAGATTTCCAAGCTCCTCTCCATCAAGGGGCACCGCACTGTTAACGATATCCATCGTCAGCTCGGTAACATCATGTGGGAATACGTTGGCATGGCCCGTAACAAGGCTGGCCTCGAAAAGGCTCTCCAGGAAATCCCCGCACTCCGCGAAGAATTCTACCAGAACGTCAATGTCGTCGGTTCCGAAGGTTCCTTCAACCAGAACCTGGAACGTGCCGGCCGTCTGGCTGACTTCCTCGAATTCGCAG
Protein-coding sequences here:
- a CDS encoding fumarate reductase/succinate dehydrogenase flavoprotein subunit; translation: MILDSKIPGGSISEKWTKHKFELKLVNPANKRKFTVLVVGTGLAGASAAASLAELGYNVKSFCIQDSPRRAHSIAAQGGINAAKSYKNDGDSVYRLFYDTVKGGDFRAREANVHRLAENSNLIIDQCVAQGVPFGREYGGLLDNRSFGGTQVSRTFYARGQTGQQLLLGAYQALMRQVAAGKVTLLPRREMMDLVVVDGKARGIIVRNLVTGELESHVGDAVCLCTGGYGNVYYLSTNAQGSNVTAAFRAYKKGAAFANPCYTQIHPTCLPRHGDLQSKLTLMSESLRNDGRIWVPRKPGDKRSPDQIPENERYYYLEEKYPSFGNLVPRDVASRNAKQVCDAGMGVGNTGLAVYLDFADAIKRMGVAGVSAKYGNLFQMYEKIVDEDPYKVPMRIFPAIHYTMGGLWVDYDLMSTIPGCFVLGEANFSDHGANRLGASALMQGLSDGYFVIPFTIGGYFAGTKLEKVSESDPAFEDCKKQTAEKISKLLSIKGHRTVNDIHRQLGNIMWEYVGMARNKAGLEKALQEIPALREEFYQNVNVVGSEGSFNQNLERAGRLADFLEFAEVLTLDALHREESCGGHFREESQTEEGEAKRDDENFCYVGAWEYKGDNVKPELHKEPLTFDNVHLVTRSYK